The Pochonia chlamydosporia 170 chromosome 1, whole genome shotgun sequence genome window below encodes:
- a CDS encoding cystathionine beta-lyase (similar to Neurospora crassa OR74A XP_963724.2) gives MASAPNRVPTDKMAGLSLSSRTVHADDAISAHRAVAPAMHVSTTFRYSDDPSQLKHSSDPTKLGDWNNPDPNAPLDSHIYSRDSNPNTTRLEAVLSSILGGPSITYASGLAAFHAMLIRLNPKRIAIGDGYHGCHGVIKVVSRLTGLQKLPLDCDPSELGPGDIVHVETPLNPTGEARNLQFYADKAHKAGAFLTVDATFAPPPLQNPFDFGADIIMHSGTKYIGGHSDMLCGVLAVRPGNKWARELREERLVLGSVMGSMEGWLGLRSLRTLELRVMRQSKTAGDLVKWLESQLGDESTVVGQLVERLHHASLQPEATEEGSWLQKQMPVGYGPVFAIVMKDMDLAKKLPSKLQLFHHATSLGGIESLIEWRAMTDPYVDQRLLRVSIGVEGFEDLKSDIEQAFESLKK, from the exons ATGGCATCAGCACCAAATCGCGTGCCGACAGACAAAATGGCCGGTCTATCACTATCGTCGCGGACTGTCCATGCAGATGATGCGATTTCTGCGCATAGGGCCGTAGCGCCGGCTATGCATGTCAGCACCACGTTTCGATATAGTGATGACCCGAGCCAGTTGAAGCATTCGTCGGATCCGACCAAGTTGGGCGACTGGAATAACCCCGAT CCCAACGCTCCGCTTGATTCTCACATTTACTCACGAGactccaaccccaacaccacTCGCCTCGAGGCTGTCCTCTCGAGCATCCTCGGCGGCCCCTCGATCACGTATGCTTCCGGCCTGGCAGCCTTCCACGCGATGCTCATCCGGCTGAATCCCAAGCGTATCGCCATTGGAGACGGATACCACGGCTGCCATGGCGTCATCAAGGTAGTCTCTCGCCTGACTGGCCTTCAAAAGCTCCCCCTGGACTGCGACCCGTCAGAACTGGGACCCGGTGATATCGTCCACGTCGAAACACCGCTGAATCCCACGGGTGAAGCCCGCAATCTCCAGTTCTACGCGGACAAGGCTCACAAGGCGGGTGCGTTCCTCACCGTTGACGCTACatttgcgccgccgccgctgcagaACCCATTCGATTTCGGtgccgacatcatcatgcaCAGCGGGACAAAGTACATCGGCGGCCACTCCGATATGCTGTGTGGCGTGCTGGCCGTTCGCCCGGGGAACAAATGGGCCAGGGAACTCCGCGAAGAGCGACTGGTCCTCGGGTCCGTGATGGGTAGCATGGaaggctggctggggctcCGATCCCTTCGGACGCTGGAACTGCGCGTCATGAGACAGAGCAAGACGGCAGGGGATCTCGTCAAATGGCTAGAGAGCCAGCTGGGCGATGAGTCCACGGTTGTGGGACAGCTTGTGGAGAGGCTTCACCATGCTAGTTTGCAGCCGGAAGCTACAGAGGAGGGAAGCTGGCTTCAGAAACAGATGCCTGTTGGCTATGGTCCTGTTTTCGCTATTGTCATGAAGGATATGGATCTTGCGAAGAAGCTGCCTAGTAAGCTGCAGTTGTTCCACCATGCTACTAGTTTGGGTGGCATTGAGAGTCTGATTGAGTGGCGGGCCATGACGGATCCGTACGTTGATCAGAGATTGCTGCGGGTGAGTATTGGAGTGGAGGGATTTGAGGATCTAAAGAGCGATATTGAGCAGGCTTTTGAGAGTCTGAAGAAGTAG